The sequence TGCATGCCCAGGTCCACCTCGGCGGGCTGGTGATCGGCACCGACATGCGGCCGAACCGCGGGGCACCCTTGTTCGAGCGCATGCGCCGCGGGAGTGGTTTCCTGGTGAAGGATCGCCGCGGGCATTTCTACAACGGCATGTCCTACGCGCCGCGGCCGTGGGAGCCGCCATTCGCCGAAATCCTCCAGCAGATTCTGATGGCTCCGGAGCGTTTCACGGAGCCCTACGTCCCGGGAGCCACCGGGCCGATGCGCTGGACCTCGATCCTCGGCGGAATGGACCACGGGCTGGACGTGCTTTCTGAAACCGATGTCTGGACGCGTTCCTATTGGGAGTCCGCGGGAGCCCGCCCCGATGCCTGGGTGGACCCGGGCTTCGCCGCGTCCCACGATGAGAGCCTGAATCCCCGGCCCTGACGCCACTTTCCACACACCATCATTCCATACCCCATCGCCCTTATGAATCTACCACTCGCGATCCTCAGCCCTGTTGAAATCGGTCTTATCCTGGTCGTCCTGCTGCTGCTCTTCGGAGCCAAGAAGCTCCCGGACCTGGCCCGTGGCATGGGCCGCAGCCTCACGGAGTTTCACAAAGGCAAGGAAGAAGGGGAGGCCGAAGTGTCCAAGGCTGGTTCCGACAAGGAATCCTGAACCACCGCCGTGTCCCGGAAAGGCCGGGACGCGTAAAAGCCCGGCCTTTGGATGAGGCCGCCAGCTCGCGTGGGCGGCGGCACCGATGGCGGAGATTGCTGGGCGGGAGCGCCGGGCGGGTGTCATATCGGGCAGGGGCACAGCGATGCCCCATGTCTTTTCGTGGCCGTGGGCATGGAGTGCCAACACGGCCATTCCGGGGGCTTTGTCCCGGCAAGGGTGGATCACCCGCTTGCCGACAAAAGGGGAGGTTCGGACGGAAAATCCGGAATGTCTTGAAAACCAGCAGGGTTTGTGATGTGAATGGCACGCTTGGCTTCATCGTTTCACGGTCCATCGCCGTGGCTTTGGAGGCAGGTCTCACCCCCAACGGCATGCCCCCCTCATGCTTTCGCCCCGCATCCTCGCCCTCGTGGCGGGGGTGACCGCCCATGTCATGGGCGGCCAGCTCCCGTCCGGTTCTCCTTACATTGAATCCTCCGGCATCGCCCAAGGGCAGGCGGAGGACTACCACGCCTTGCGTCCCTCCATCAGCGGAGGAACCTGGGCGGAAGCGAACAGTGGCCTGGCCTCCCCGGCGGGAGGCGCGTTCCTGCGCGTCGCCGAGGCGCGGAAGGCCGCGGCCACCTGGCAGGCGGGCGCGGCGGTGGATTACAAGATCCGCATCGCCACG comes from Luteolibacter sp. LG18 and encodes:
- the tatA gene encoding twin-arginine translocase TatA/TatE family subunit; this translates as MNLPLAILSPVEIGLILVVLLLLFGAKKLPDLARGMGRSLTEFHKGKEEGEAEVSKAGSDKES